The proteins below come from a single Papaver somniferum cultivar HN1 chromosome 11, ASM357369v1, whole genome shotgun sequence genomic window:
- the LOC113323554 gene encoding ABC transporter B family member 29, chloroplastic-like: MAVIRFTPAPPSLLCPSSFKPKPTYLSLHSKTSTIKLISLKTRHTRIHSLFSPVNHSSVNKEKTESRFESLPLTLPSLSPIKPFVQSEWKLIIKGWVCSFISVYCLSKVVPKVGKFSEIFSKIDATRLTKEGLFLGVLVLARLVATYWQQVFLWEAALNSSYKIRVYVFERVLKRNLSFFEGGGGVLTGDVAYRITAEASDIADTVYALLNTIVPSGLQLAAMATQMMKVSPILSLVSALVIPCICIVIGYLGHRLSKISKKANLTVAKLSAYLNEVLPSMLFIKASNAERCESARFQKLAQADLVEQLKKKRMKAFIPQIVQGVYIGTLLVFCVGSVVVSRGPIDGASMLSFVTSLFLLIEPIQGVGKAYNELKQGEPAIERLFDLTKFSSQVIEKPDAIALGSVTGDVKFCNVSFKYGENMPLVLDTLNLHIKPGETVALVGPSGGGKTTFLKLLLRLYEPICGSILIDDQNIRSFTLESLRRHVGLVSQDTTLFSGTVAENIGYRDFLGKIDMKKVEHAAKTANADEFIRNLPAGYETNIGQRGSIFSGGQKQRLAIARAIYQDSSILLLDEATSALDSKSELLVRQALERLMENRTVLVIAHRLETVLMADRILLLENGKLEEVSPTSLMSNSNYDSLMASGMVI, encoded by the exons ATGGCGGTGATCCGATTCACTCCAGCTCCTCCTTCTCTACTTTGCCCTAGCAGCTTCAAACCAAAACCCACATACTTGAGCCTCCACTCAAAAACTTCCACCATTAAATTAATCTCACTCAAAACCAGACACACTAGAATCCACTCATTATTTTCTCCTGTAAATCACTCCTCCGTAAACAAGGAGAAGACCGAGTCCCGATTCGAATCGTTACCTCTAACTCTCCCTTCTCTTTCTCCAATCAAACCCTTTGTTCAATCAGAATGGAAATTGATTATAAAGGGTTGGGTTTGTAGTTTTATCTCAGTTTATTGTCTTTCTAAAGTTGTTCCTAAAGTTGGGAAATTCTCTGAGATTTTTAGTAAAATTGATGCTACACGATTAACAaaagagggtttgtttttgggggttttggttttggcGAGGTTGGTTGCTACTTATTGGCAACAGGTTTTTCTTTGGGAAGCGGCTTTGAATTCTTCTTATAAGATTAGGGTTTATGTTTTTGAGAGGGTTTTGAAGAGAAATTTGAGCTTTTTTGAAGGTGGGGGTGGTGTTTTGACTGGGGATGTTGCGTATCGGATTACTGCTGAGGCGTCGGATATTGCTGATACTGTTTATGCTTTACTCAAT ACGATTGTGCCGAGTGGGCTGCAGTTAGCAGCAATGGCAACTCAGATGATGAAAGTTAGTCCCATTCTTTCATTGGTTTCGGCATTG GTCATTCCGTGTATATGCATTGTTATCGGTTACCTAGGACATCGCCTGTCCAAAATATCGAAGAAGGCAAATCTTACTGTGGCCAAGTTGTCTGCGTACTTGAATGAG GTCCTTCCGTCGATGCTTTTTATAAAAGCAAGTAATGCTGAGCGGTGTGAAAGTGCACGTTTTCAAAAGCTTGCACAGGCGGACCTAGTTGAACAGTTGAAAAAGAAGAGAATGAAAGCATTCATTCCTCAGATTGTACAAGGTGTATATATCGGAACACTGTTGGTATTTTGTGTTGGTTCAGTGGTGGTTTCCAGAGGACCTATTGATGGTGCAAGCATGCTTTCTTTTGTAACTTCACTGTTTCTATTGATAGAGCCGATACAG GGTGTTGGTAAGGCATACAATGAGTTGAAACAAGGAGAACCAGCTATAGAGCGCTtgttcgatttaaccaagttcagcTCTCAG GTTATTGAAAAACCAGATGCAATTGCTTTGGGGTCTGTCACTGGGGATGTAAAGTTTTGCAATGTATCATTCAAGTACGGAGAAAATATGCCTCTTGTCTTAGATACATTGAATCTTCATATCAAACCTGGAGAGACTGTTGCTCTTGTAGGGCCCTCAGGAGGGGGAAAGACGACCTTCTTGAAACTGCTTCTTCGTCTTTATGAGCCTATATGTG GCTCTATCCTTATTGATGATCAAAATATCCGGAGCTTTACATTAGAAAGTCTTCGGCGGCATGTTGGCCTAGTTTCTCAGGACACA ACACTATTCTCAGGCACAGTTGCTGAAAACATTGGCTACCGGGATTTCTTAGGCAAAATTGATATGAAGAAGGTTGAGCATGCAGCAAAGACTGCAAATGCAGACGAGTTCATCAGAAACCTTCCAGCCGGATATGAAACCAATATTGGGCAAAGGGGTTCTATTTTTAGCGGGGGCCAGAAACAGAG GCTAGCTATTGCAAGAGCAATCTATCAAGATTCATCGATACTTCTTTTGGATGAAGCAACTTCTGCTCTTGATAGCAAATCTGAGCTCTTAGTCAGACAAGCTTTAGAGCGGTTAATGGAAAACCGTACT GTACTTGTGATTGCCCACAGATTAGAAACTGTTCTAATGGCTGATCGCATATTGCTTTTGGAAAATGGGAAGCTGGAGGAGGTATCCCCAACATCTCTCATGTCCAACAGTAATTATGATTCACTTATGGCGAGTGGAATGGTGATATGA
- the LOC113324105 gene encoding uncharacterized protein LOC113324105, with translation MRQESMPVSLYYTKIKTLWDQYDSLVASTEACICGAGKHMIECLERDRAMEFLQGLHDKFSNLRSRILTMEPFPTALRIFNLVQQEEEQQHITSSPLPVVDSASLNTSRHLPSSSRPPASHNKRPRPHCDYCNRHGHVREKC, from the coding sequence ATGAGGCAAGAGTCAATGCCGGTGTCCCTTTACTATACCAAAATTAAAACTTTATGGGACCAATATGATTCACTTGTGGCTTCCACTGAAGCATGTATATGTGGTGCTGGGAAACATATGATAGAATGCCTCGAGAGAGATCGAGCAATGGAATTCTTGCAGGGCTTGCATGACAAGTTTTCCAATTTGCGAAGTAGGATTCTCACAATGGAACCCTTTCCAACGGCTTTGCGCATTTTCAATCTTGTGCAACAAGAGGAGGAGCAACAACATATTACATCCTCCCCACTGCCAGTAGTTGATTCAGCTTCCCTTAATACTTCTCGGCACCTTCCATCGTCGTCTCGTCCTCCAGCTAGCCACAACAAGCGTCCTCGACCTCACTGTGACTATTGTAACAGACACGGACATGTTAGAGAAAAGTGCTAG